In the Clupea harengus chromosome 16, Ch_v2.0.2, whole genome shotgun sequence genome, one interval contains:
- the LOC105897593 gene encoding uncharacterized protein LOC105897593 isoform X2: MATKDCAPWPDLDKTNTSPVIRHLVENMSEEQWKVVHEALCEPNSTVELGHLCSNIVKAVTQTTHHHLLPALSKVLGVPLRSLVESGMAKPSERSHWSQVSQYQTALCELFGITEDSLCKNLHGCLQQSQRDVVGLVCLHVNSVIDLALKQHILKDGRPAEFTVTESAIRAVKDLVCAVSTQVDTASANRTSSMTQVSSLEEGSVTNSGLVSVTRAVMNAITDHMNDCLDGEDLEKVGGVIFTVMERVNMLASQNASLESPICNSLPKLTQDQMLDNADWPSSLCIRSLQKLSTENFHAKATEAISEVLMRNSSCLPSRAASSLQNLHSIPKHNHLSASCHSIDQAAAVVETFIEEIKNIAQYAHYLTDADLLVSENRRSPETHSDYAASVSSDRSKAVAAAHMMFSKVQMKLMELYSWPALTEGSVSPTGAESISSLPPISQHQIDSITRDVVNEIMNIYYDEDEDQKCFAHMEDSFSQVSAEAHEFVDSIMTQLDNFTGATPAESIDSPPPSEQAFPEQVSSVSSKCSDISILNLQVITSERFFTEASRVVNDTLLKYVRSSTSFSSQVLDSDVSAFSEGNLPVTPQNVDLAAFDIIQSFVSEIKLCAASIEALASELQMGGDLLESGSSLPNIATGQPEKIPQHYLQKKILTSVTSIYNSMHDKVQQLFTLYEPLQKESSVSLVQQDHPFEQDKCAEELNAESSTKEIIRQISSLVKTAIGNLPKPACMKSSCASLKLGSFVDEVMSELKDMPACAYVTFLDILPANLHDSISLIEKLSDREFQTKASRQVSEVLLKSMISQSSLVNSEPREKATGDTDCNDVRSFFPSAPQSQSVAFDLVREAIEVTVERLITSGIYFLTQSTASDIVGSVTASMKDLLEVKLSSEALQLTKGDSAKVSQAYNARVIVDRICLTAHQIVTNIKKKMTECLHKHESFAHKDKREASARKAISQVLVSIQNELPDTEGAENSEQIKLVHDLLSTMTDEIESLDTQSDHRQMSSQSLQASESDISRPAPPDLLSSRRRPRQFLSQTSVREYSRSLADQIYQILRNSYDPLVLFMPAGKIVSDSCLSVVPCRDEEKHETPYDLIYSCVEESVKRLILSCFFPLTSRENQERILRHSFDSVSRSGSRNSPSVHLTHNMEASKSSPQVFRSTINVLTQVLAKEVMERLSFEVNETLPVESDNDTKTFRQLSAREEPEPPGKQMEATTPKTCLAVADMAVFETVMGFPLSPPESEEASSSDYACLVSMLVIRLLCRTSSSRHAIGNQQEGLRDDMLDMSRELIEKILSELFLASGITKCQNYPEDMKIFRIYENIYQDLVEEYGSVRGLRSAAESRDSSFDASLVKLLMKEVHQDPSTGSAPEVKGEKGTKNSTEKCMALPQNPIKKKQDCDVATTDTNTTFTTKLQGMLKGLKPFRSCPFRIPKVPKLMSTFKIPRNYNEIAPCWKLDCSKDIVPAEENLAFTTKLQGMLKGLKPFRSCPFRIPKVPKLRSTFKIPRKYNEIAPCWKLDCSKDIVPAEENLASS; encoded by the exons ATGGCTACAAAAGACTGCGCACCCTGGCCAGACCTGGACAAAACGAACACCTCCCCTGTCATCCGCCACCTTGTGGAGAACATGTCAGAAGA GCAATGGAAAGTTGTCCATGAAGCACTGTGTGAACCT AATTCTACAGTTGAACTTGGCCATCTTTGCTCAAACATAGTCAAGGCAGTAACCCAGACTACCCATCATCACCTCCTTCCAGCCCTCAGCAAGGTGCTGGGCGTACCTTTGAGGTCTCTGGTAGAGTCAGGAATGGCTAAACCAAGTGAACGTTCACATTG GTCCCAGGTCTCTCAATACCAGACAGCCCTGTGTGAGTTATTTGGAATCACAGAGGATTCACTCTGCAAGAACCTTCATGGGTGCCTTCAGCAGTCTCAGAGGGATGTCGTTGGActggtgtgtctgcatgtgaatTCAGTCATTGACCTGGCTCTAAAACAGCACATCCTAAAAGATGGAAGACCGGCTGAGTTCACCGTGACAGAATCCGCTATCCGGGCTGTGAAAGACCTGGTTTGTGCGGTGTCTACCCAGGTAGATACCGCCTCTGCAAACAGGACCTCCTCCATGACACAGGTTTCCTCACTTGAAGAAGGCTCCGTCACTAACTCTGGGCTGGTATCTGTAACGAGAGCCGTCATGAACGCCATCACTGACCACATGAACGACTGCCTGGATGGAGAGGATCTGGAGAAGGTAGGGGGGGTTATCTTTACTGTGATGGAGAGAGTCAACATGCTGGCATCCCAAAATGCATCACTGGAGAGCCCTATTTGCAACAGCCTTCCCAAGCTCACTCAAGATCAGATGCTGGATAATGCTGATTGGCCCAGCAGTCTATGTATTCGAAGCCTGCAAAAACTGTCCACTGAAAATTTCCATGCAAAGGCAACAGAGGCTATAAGTGAAGTTCTCATGAGAAACTCCAGTTGTCTGCCTAGCAGAGCAGCTTCCAGCCTGCAAAATCTCCATAGCATTCCAAAGCACAATCATCTCTCTGCATCTTGCCATTCTATTGATCAGGCTGCGGCTGTAGTGGAGACATTTATTGAGGAGATCAAAAACATTGCCCAATATGCACATTACCTAACTGATGCAGACCTTCTAGTGAGCGAGAATAGAAGATCTCCGGAGACCCACAGCGATTATGCAGCATCTGTCAGTAGTGACAGAAGCAAGGCCGTAGCTGCAGCACACATGATGTTCTCCAAAGTGCAGATGAAACTGATGGAGCTTTATTCCTGGCCCGCACTGACCGAAGGCTCTGTTTCACCGACTGGTGCAGAGAGCATATCAAGCCTACCTCCGATAAGTCAGCATCAGATTGACTCAATTACAAGGGATGTGGTGAACGAGATTATGAACATCTATTACGATGAGGATGAAGACCAAAAATGCTTCGCCCACATGGAGGACAGTTTCTCACAGGTGTCTGCGGAGGCCCATGAGTTTGTTGACAGCATTATGACTCAGCTAGACAACTTCACTGGTGCCACCCCCGCAGAATCCATAGACTCTCCCCCACCTTCAGAGCAGGCCTTCCCTGAGCAGGTGAGCAGCGTCAGCAGCAAATGCTCTGACATTTCTATCCTGAACCTTCAGGTGATCACGAGTGAGAGGTTTTTCACAGAGGCCTCAAGAGTTGTGAATGACACACTGTTGAAATATGTGCGGAGTTCGACATCTTTCAGCAGTCAGGTTCTAGACTCAGATGTGTCTGCTTTCTCTGAGGGAAATTTGCCCGTCACCCCTCAGAATGTGGATTTAGCAGCGTTTGATATAATTCAGAGTTTTGTGTCTGAAATAAAGTTATGTGCTGCATCGATCGAGGCACTTGCCTCAGAATTACAGATGGGTGGTGACCTTTTAGAGAGTGGAAGCTCATTGCCAAATATAGCGACTGGTCAACCTGAGAAAATACCTCAGCATTACCTCCAGAAAAAGATTTTGACTTCTGTTACAAGTATTTACAACAGCATGCATGATAAAGTCCAGCAGCTCTTTACTTTATATGAACCCCTTCAGAAAGAGTCATCAGTATCATTAGTTCAGCAAGATCATCCATTTGAACAAGATAAATGTGCTGAGGAATTGAATGCTGAGAGCAGTACAAAAGAAATTATTAGACAGATCTCCAGTTTGGTTAAAACCGCAATAGGAAACTTGCCAAAACCTGCTTGCATGAAGTCTTCTTGTGCCTCACTGAAGTTGGGTTCCTTTGTGGATGAGGTGATGTCTGAACTCAAGGACATGCCTGCTTGTGCTTATGTCACATTCCTGGACATCTTACCAGCAAATCTTCACGACTCAATTTCTTTAATTGAAAAACTCTCTGACAGAGAGTTTCAGACAAAGGCATCTCGCCAAGTGAGTGAAGTCTTGCTTAAATCCATGATAAGTCAATCATCACTGGTGAATTCAGAGCCACGTGAGAAAGCTACAGGGGACACAGATTGCAACGATGTCCGCAGTTTTTTTCCGTCTGCTCCTCAGTCACAGTCCGTTGCATTTGATTTAGTCAGAGAGGCCATTGAGGTGACAGTGGAACGCCTCATTACCTCGGGCATCTACTTTCTAACCCAATCAACAGCAAGTGATATAGTTGGGAGTGTTACAGCGTCCATGAAGGACCTTCTGGAGGTCAAATTGTCCTCTGAAGCTTTGCAGCTCACAAAGGGGGACAGTGCAAAAGTCTCACAAGCTTACAATGCCCGTGTCATTGTCGACAGGATCTGCTTGACGGCTCACCAAATTGTTACTAATATTAAGAAAAAGATGACAGAATGTTTACATAAACATGAGTCGTTTGCTcacaaagacaagagagaggcatCTGCCAGGAAAGCCATCAGTCAAGTGCTGGTTTCCATCCAAAATGAACTTCCTGACACTGAGGGAGCGGAAAACTCGGAGCAAATCAAACTGGTTCATGACCTCCTCTCCACTATGACAGATGAGATCGAGAGCCTGGACACGCAATCAGACCACAGACAAATGAGCTCACAAAGCCTCCAGGCTTCTGAGTCAGACATTTCAAGACCAGCTCCTCCAGATCTCCTTTCAAGCAGAAGAAGGCCCAGGCAGTTCCTTTCCCAAACAAGCGTGAGAGAATACTCCCGCAGCCTGGCCGATCAGATCTATCAGATCCTCAGAAACAGTTATGACCCCTTGGTCTTGTTCATGCCTGCTGGAAAGATTGTTTCGGACTCCTGCCTTTCTGTGGTACCATGCAGAGATGAGGAAAAGCATGAAACCCCCTATGATCTCATATACAGTTGCGTGGAGGAGTCAGTGAAGCGTCTCATACTTTCATGTTTCTTCCCTTTGACGTCAAGGGAGAATCAAGAGAGGATTTTGCGACACTCTTTTGACTCAGTTTCCAGGAGCGGTTCACGCAATTCCCCTTCAGTGCATTTGACACACAACATGGAGGCCTCAAAATCATCACCCCAGGTGTTCAGAAGCACAATCAATGTGCTCACTCAAGTACTGGCCAAAGAAGTCATGGAGAGGTTGTCTTTCGAGGTAAATGAAACTTTACCTGTTGAAAGTGATAATGATACTAAGACCTTCAGGCAGTTATCTGCAAGAGAAGAGCCAGAACCACCAGGCAAACAGATGGAGGCTACGACGCCAAAGACCTGTCTGGCGGTTGCGGACATGGCAGTTTTTGAAACTGTCATGGGATTTCCTCTCTCACCACCTGAGTCAGAAGAGGCTAGCAGCAGTGACTACGCCTGCCTTGTCTCCATGCTGGTCATACGACTTCTATGCAGAACAAGTAGCTCACGCCATGCTATAGGCAATCAGCAGGAGGGTCTCCGTGACGACATGCTTGATATGTCCCGAGAGCTGATTGAAAAGATCCTGTCCGAGCTCTTCCTAGCCTCTGGAATCACAAAATGCCAGAACTACCCTGAGGACATGAAGATTTTCCGGATTTACGAGAACATTTACCAGGACCTCGTTGAGGAGTATGGGTCTGTCAGAGGACTCAGGTCAGCCGCAGAGTCTCGGGATTCATCATTTGATGCGTCACTGGTAAAATTGCTGATGAAGGAGGTACACCAAGATCCTTCAACTGGAAGTGCTCCTGAAGTAAAGGGTGAGAAAGGAACCAAGAACAGCACTGAG AAATGTATGGCATTACCCCAAAACCCCATTAAGAAGAAGCAGGACTGTGATGTAGCTACCACTGATACAAATACAA CCTTTACCACCAAACTCCAGGGGATGTTAAAGGGTCTAAAACCATTCAGAAGCTGCCCCTTTAGGATTCCAAAAGTTCCAAAGTTGATGTCTACTTTCAAG ATACCTAGGAATTACAATGAGATTGCCCCATGTTGGAAACTGGACTGCTCTAAGGATATCGTTCCGGCGGAGGAAAACCTAG CCTTTACTACCAAACTCCAGGGGATGTTAAAGGGTCTAAAACCATTCAGAAGCTGCCCCTTTAGGATTCCAAAAGTTCCAAAGTTGAGGTCTACTTTCAAG ATACCTAGGAAGTACAATGAGATTGCCCCATGTTGGAAACTGGACTGCTCTAAGGATATCGTTCCGGCGGAGGAAAACCTAG CTTCCAGCTAG
- the LOC105897593 gene encoding uncharacterized protein LOC105897593 isoform X3 produces MATKDCAPWPDLDKTNTSPVIRHLVENMSEEQWKVVHEALCEPNSTVELGHLCSNIVKAVTQTTHHHLLPALSKVLGVPLRSLVESGMAKPSERSHWSQVSQYQTALCELFGITEDSLCKNLHGCLQQSQRDVVGLVCLHVNSVIDLALKQHILKDGRPAEFTVTESAIRAVKDLVCAVSTQVDTASANRTSSMTQVSSLEEGSVTNSGLVSVTRAVMNAITDHMNDCLDGEDLEKVGGVIFTVMERVNMLASQNASLESPICNSLPKLTQDQMLDNADWPSSLCIRSLQKLSTENFHAKATEAISEVLMRNSSCLPSRAASSLQNLHSIPKHNHLSASCHSIDQAAAVVETFIEEIKNIAQYAHYLTDADLLVSENRRSPETHSDYAASVSSDRSKAVAAAHMMFSKVQMKLMELYSWPALTEGSVSPTGAESISSLPPISQHQIDSITRDVVNEIMNIYYDEDEDQKCFAHMEDSFSQVSAEAHEFVDSIMTQLDNFTGATPAESIDSPPPSEQAFPEQVSSVSSKCSDISILNLQVITSERFFTEASRVVNDTLLKYVRSSTSFSSQVLDSDVSAFSEGNLPVTPQNVDLAAFDIIQSFVSEIKLCAASIEALASELQMGGDLLESGSSLPNIATGQPEKIPQHYLQKKILTSVTSIYNSMHDKVQQLFTLYEPLQKESSVSLVQQDHPFEQDKCAEELNAESSTKEIIRQISSLVKTAIGNLPKPACMKSSCASLKLGSFVDEVMSELKDMPACAYVTFLDILPANLHDSISLIEKLSDREFQTKASRQVSEVLLKSMISQSSLVNSEPREKATGDTDCNDVRSFFPSAPQSQSVAFDLVREAIEVTVERLITSGIYFLTQSTASDIVGSVTASMKDLLEVKLSSEALQLTKGDSAKVSQAYNARVIVDRICLTAHQIVTNIKKKMTECLHKHESFAHKDKREASARKAISQVLVSIQNELPDTEGAENSEQIKLVHDLLSTMTDEIESLDTQSDHRQMSSQSLQASESDISRPAPPDLLSSRRRPRQFLSQTSVREYSRSLADQIYQILRNSYDPLVLFMPAGKIVSDSCLSVVPCRDEEKHETPYDLIYSCVEESVKRLILSCFFPLTSRENQERILRHSFDSVSRSGSRNSPSVHLTHNMEASKSSPQVFRSTINVLTQVLAKEVMERLSFEVNETLPVESDNDTKTFRQLSAREEPEPPGKQMEATTPKTCLAVADMAVFETVMGFPLSPPESEEASSSDYACLVSMLVIRLLCRTSSSRHAIGNQQEGLRDDMLDMSRELIEKILSELFLASGITKCQNYPEDMKIFRIYENIYQDLVEEYGSVRGLRSAAESRDSSFDASLVKLLMKEVHQDPSTGSAPEVKGEKGTKNSTEKCMALPQNPIKKKQDCDVATTDTNTTFTTKLQGMLKGLKPFRSCPFRIPKVPKLRSTFKIPRKYNEIVPCWKRDCSNLIVSAEENLAFTTKLQGMLKGLKPFRSCPFRIPKVPKLRSTFKIPRKYNEIAPCWKLDCSKDIVPAEENLASS; encoded by the exons ATGGCTACAAAAGACTGCGCACCCTGGCCAGACCTGGACAAAACGAACACCTCCCCTGTCATCCGCCACCTTGTGGAGAACATGTCAGAAGA GCAATGGAAAGTTGTCCATGAAGCACTGTGTGAACCT AATTCTACAGTTGAACTTGGCCATCTTTGCTCAAACATAGTCAAGGCAGTAACCCAGACTACCCATCATCACCTCCTTCCAGCCCTCAGCAAGGTGCTGGGCGTACCTTTGAGGTCTCTGGTAGAGTCAGGAATGGCTAAACCAAGTGAACGTTCACATTG GTCCCAGGTCTCTCAATACCAGACAGCCCTGTGTGAGTTATTTGGAATCACAGAGGATTCACTCTGCAAGAACCTTCATGGGTGCCTTCAGCAGTCTCAGAGGGATGTCGTTGGActggtgtgtctgcatgtgaatTCAGTCATTGACCTGGCTCTAAAACAGCACATCCTAAAAGATGGAAGACCGGCTGAGTTCACCGTGACAGAATCCGCTATCCGGGCTGTGAAAGACCTGGTTTGTGCGGTGTCTACCCAGGTAGATACCGCCTCTGCAAACAGGACCTCCTCCATGACACAGGTTTCCTCACTTGAAGAAGGCTCCGTCACTAACTCTGGGCTGGTATCTGTAACGAGAGCCGTCATGAACGCCATCACTGACCACATGAACGACTGCCTGGATGGAGAGGATCTGGAGAAGGTAGGGGGGGTTATCTTTACTGTGATGGAGAGAGTCAACATGCTGGCATCCCAAAATGCATCACTGGAGAGCCCTATTTGCAACAGCCTTCCCAAGCTCACTCAAGATCAGATGCTGGATAATGCTGATTGGCCCAGCAGTCTATGTATTCGAAGCCTGCAAAAACTGTCCACTGAAAATTTCCATGCAAAGGCAACAGAGGCTATAAGTGAAGTTCTCATGAGAAACTCCAGTTGTCTGCCTAGCAGAGCAGCTTCCAGCCTGCAAAATCTCCATAGCATTCCAAAGCACAATCATCTCTCTGCATCTTGCCATTCTATTGATCAGGCTGCGGCTGTAGTGGAGACATTTATTGAGGAGATCAAAAACATTGCCCAATATGCACATTACCTAACTGATGCAGACCTTCTAGTGAGCGAGAATAGAAGATCTCCGGAGACCCACAGCGATTATGCAGCATCTGTCAGTAGTGACAGAAGCAAGGCCGTAGCTGCAGCACACATGATGTTCTCCAAAGTGCAGATGAAACTGATGGAGCTTTATTCCTGGCCCGCACTGACCGAAGGCTCTGTTTCACCGACTGGTGCAGAGAGCATATCAAGCCTACCTCCGATAAGTCAGCATCAGATTGACTCAATTACAAGGGATGTGGTGAACGAGATTATGAACATCTATTACGATGAGGATGAAGACCAAAAATGCTTCGCCCACATGGAGGACAGTTTCTCACAGGTGTCTGCGGAGGCCCATGAGTTTGTTGACAGCATTATGACTCAGCTAGACAACTTCACTGGTGCCACCCCCGCAGAATCCATAGACTCTCCCCCACCTTCAGAGCAGGCCTTCCCTGAGCAGGTGAGCAGCGTCAGCAGCAAATGCTCTGACATTTCTATCCTGAACCTTCAGGTGATCACGAGTGAGAGGTTTTTCACAGAGGCCTCAAGAGTTGTGAATGACACACTGTTGAAATATGTGCGGAGTTCGACATCTTTCAGCAGTCAGGTTCTAGACTCAGATGTGTCTGCTTTCTCTGAGGGAAATTTGCCCGTCACCCCTCAGAATGTGGATTTAGCAGCGTTTGATATAATTCAGAGTTTTGTGTCTGAAATAAAGTTATGTGCTGCATCGATCGAGGCACTTGCCTCAGAATTACAGATGGGTGGTGACCTTTTAGAGAGTGGAAGCTCATTGCCAAATATAGCGACTGGTCAACCTGAGAAAATACCTCAGCATTACCTCCAGAAAAAGATTTTGACTTCTGTTACAAGTATTTACAACAGCATGCATGATAAAGTCCAGCAGCTCTTTACTTTATATGAACCCCTTCAGAAAGAGTCATCAGTATCATTAGTTCAGCAAGATCATCCATTTGAACAAGATAAATGTGCTGAGGAATTGAATGCTGAGAGCAGTACAAAAGAAATTATTAGACAGATCTCCAGTTTGGTTAAAACCGCAATAGGAAACTTGCCAAAACCTGCTTGCATGAAGTCTTCTTGTGCCTCACTGAAGTTGGGTTCCTTTGTGGATGAGGTGATGTCTGAACTCAAGGACATGCCTGCTTGTGCTTATGTCACATTCCTGGACATCTTACCAGCAAATCTTCACGACTCAATTTCTTTAATTGAAAAACTCTCTGACAGAGAGTTTCAGACAAAGGCATCTCGCCAAGTGAGTGAAGTCTTGCTTAAATCCATGATAAGTCAATCATCACTGGTGAATTCAGAGCCACGTGAGAAAGCTACAGGGGACACAGATTGCAACGATGTCCGCAGTTTTTTTCCGTCTGCTCCTCAGTCACAGTCCGTTGCATTTGATTTAGTCAGAGAGGCCATTGAGGTGACAGTGGAACGCCTCATTACCTCGGGCATCTACTTTCTAACCCAATCAACAGCAAGTGATATAGTTGGGAGTGTTACAGCGTCCATGAAGGACCTTCTGGAGGTCAAATTGTCCTCTGAAGCTTTGCAGCTCACAAAGGGGGACAGTGCAAAAGTCTCACAAGCTTACAATGCCCGTGTCATTGTCGACAGGATCTGCTTGACGGCTCACCAAATTGTTACTAATATTAAGAAAAAGATGACAGAATGTTTACATAAACATGAGTCGTTTGCTcacaaagacaagagagaggcatCTGCCAGGAAAGCCATCAGTCAAGTGCTGGTTTCCATCCAAAATGAACTTCCTGACACTGAGGGAGCGGAAAACTCGGAGCAAATCAAACTGGTTCATGACCTCCTCTCCACTATGACAGATGAGATCGAGAGCCTGGACACGCAATCAGACCACAGACAAATGAGCTCACAAAGCCTCCAGGCTTCTGAGTCAGACATTTCAAGACCAGCTCCTCCAGATCTCCTTTCAAGCAGAAGAAGGCCCAGGCAGTTCCTTTCCCAAACAAGCGTGAGAGAATACTCCCGCAGCCTGGCCGATCAGATCTATCAGATCCTCAGAAACAGTTATGACCCCTTGGTCTTGTTCATGCCTGCTGGAAAGATTGTTTCGGACTCCTGCCTTTCTGTGGTACCATGCAGAGATGAGGAAAAGCATGAAACCCCCTATGATCTCATATACAGTTGCGTGGAGGAGTCAGTGAAGCGTCTCATACTTTCATGTTTCTTCCCTTTGACGTCAAGGGAGAATCAAGAGAGGATTTTGCGACACTCTTTTGACTCAGTTTCCAGGAGCGGTTCACGCAATTCCCCTTCAGTGCATTTGACACACAACATGGAGGCCTCAAAATCATCACCCCAGGTGTTCAGAAGCACAATCAATGTGCTCACTCAAGTACTGGCCAAAGAAGTCATGGAGAGGTTGTCTTTCGAGGTAAATGAAACTTTACCTGTTGAAAGTGATAATGATACTAAGACCTTCAGGCAGTTATCTGCAAGAGAAGAGCCAGAACCACCAGGCAAACAGATGGAGGCTACGACGCCAAAGACCTGTCTGGCGGTTGCGGACATGGCAGTTTTTGAAACTGTCATGGGATTTCCTCTCTCACCACCTGAGTCAGAAGAGGCTAGCAGCAGTGACTACGCCTGCCTTGTCTCCATGCTGGTCATACGACTTCTATGCAGAACAAGTAGCTCACGCCATGCTATAGGCAATCAGCAGGAGGGTCTCCGTGACGACATGCTTGATATGTCCCGAGAGCTGATTGAAAAGATCCTGTCCGAGCTCTTCCTAGCCTCTGGAATCACAAAATGCCAGAACTACCCTGAGGACATGAAGATTTTCCGGATTTACGAGAACATTTACCAGGACCTCGTTGAGGAGTATGGGTCTGTCAGAGGACTCAGGTCAGCCGCAGAGTCTCGGGATTCATCATTTGATGCGTCACTGGTAAAATTGCTGATGAAGGAGGTACACCAAGATCCTTCAACTGGAAGTGCTCCTGAAGTAAAGGGTGAGAAAGGAACCAAGAACAGCACTGAG AAATGTATGGCATTACCCCAAAACCCCATTAAGAAGAAGCAGGACTGTGATGTAGCTACCACTGATACAAATACAA CCTTTACTACCAAACTCCAGGGGATGTTAAAGGGTCTAAAACCATTCAGAAGCTGCCCCTTTAGGATTCCAAAAGTTCCAAAGTTGAGGTCTACTTTCAAG ATACCTAGGAAGTACAATGAGATTGTCCCATGTTGGAAACGGGACTGCTCTAATCTAATCGTTTCGGCGGAGGAAAACCTAG CCTTTACTACCAAACTCCAGGGGATGTTAAAGGGTCTAAAACCATTCAGAAGCTGCCCCTTTAGGATTCCAAAAGTTCCAAAGTTGAGGTCTACTTTCAAG ATACCTAGGAAGTACAATGAGATTGCCCCATGTTGGAAACTGGACTGCTCTAAGGATATCGTTCCGGCGGAGGAAAACCTAG CTTCCAGCTAG